The genomic DNA AATCTTTATGATGACAATGTGGCGGTGGCTACTTGATTTGAAAATTTTTCTTTTGAGGAAACAATTTCGGGCCTGGgaaaattttattttcttctatttttaCTAATTGAAATTACGAGGAATGGTGAGAAAATTTTTAGAACATGGAAAAGAGAAGCCATTCTTCATAGAATATAACATTTTTTAAAGAAAATTTTCTCCTCGTGTAAAAATAATTTATTACACAGGATACCCATGAACTATTTTCCTGAAAAAAATGCCGCAAAACCAATATAGAACCGCAATGTCTCCTGTGTAACAATTAAAGGGAGCTGTTATAAAAATGATAAACTCAAGAACATTTCTCTGCGTGGCTTGTTTGTGTTAGTGCAATGTCTAAAATTGGTCTTGATGTTTGTTGTATTAGGTTTAAAGATTCCTGAAAAAGAAGCAGATGAAATTATAAAGCTTGCATCACATAATGGTAAATCGGACAACACAAAGGGAACCGAAGCTGTTGTTCAAGGTATTTAATCTGTTCTTTTGTATAACCGCTCTTTGCAATCAAAGTTGAATGGATTGATTTGTTTTAGATATAATGGTGGTTGTATTTTGTCATACCACTGAGAGTGGTTATAGACTTTTAGTTGCAGGCAAAGCATTTTGTTATTGCTGTAGCCTGTAAGTAGTCTTCAACCAAATTAAAAGCTCATTACCTATCTTGAAGGAATGTTTATTACTTTTGGAACTGATTCTTATCTGCCAAAATTTCTACATCTGTTGATATTAATCCAGTACCCTTTTTGACTGTGTATTTCACTGAAGCTTCTTAGTATCATCACCACAGTATGGTGTTTAAGAATACCTAATATCAAATCTGATGATGTTTGAAATCTGAAGTACTTGTCATTGCCTCTTAATTAACTGTGCTTTTTCGAACAGGAAGAAATAGCGAAACCAATAAGCACAAGTTTCACATGAATGCATGACTCGAttaaactgtttatattccatatcaacttTGGCTGAGATTTGAAGTACATGTTGAATTGTTTTCTACTTGCATTGATCTTCCGACTTCCATATAGGTGGACAAACAGCGTGGGACATGCTGAAGGAAGATGAAGGTCTTAAGTGCATAACCACATCCTGTGCAGCTTTGGATAATATCCTAGGTGGAGGAATTAATTGCAAAGAGGTTACTGAAATTGGTTAGCACAATCCTTTGTTAAACCAATATAGAACCGCACACATTTAATTTATACATTTTTTTATTGTGCCTTTATGATGAACTCATGCTAATATTGTATTCATGATCCTAATAGGCGGAGTGCCAGGAATTGGTAAAACCCAACTGGGGTATGAATTATTATCATTCTTTTTGGTCTCTCTTGATATAAAACTTCACTGTAGTTAATGTTAAGACTTTTATAGGATTCAACTTGCAATTAATGTCCAAATATCACATGAGCATGGTGGCCTTGCAGCCAAGGCAATATACATAGGTAAGTTTTGTTGAGATTTATTAACTAATTCTCCTGTAATAAATATTTTCTTCATCATATCCAGTATTTTGATTGGCTTTGTGATACTCAGATACAGAGGGAAGCTTCATGGTGGAGCGTGCTTTGCAAATTGCAGAAGCATGCCTGTCAGATCACGATGAGTTACCCCGGAGGGGCTGTAATGCTAACCAACCAAAAAGACAGCCCAAAGATCTTCTGGAGAATATTTACTACTTTCGTGTATGCAGTTATACTGAGCAAATTGCCTTGATAAATTATCTCGGTAAATTCGTCAAAGAGCACAATGAAGTAAGTTGCTTATATTTTGTCTTGAAACATAATTTAAGTTATGGTTTTTTATTTAGGGGCAACTAATCCTTGATACATCTACATGACTTGAAAGTCTGTTTGCAAGTGGCCTTGTAGTGGTCAAAGACTTGCCATCTAGCAAAATCAGAATGGCAATGATCAAGGAGGTTAATAAGAGACTAATTAAAGATCAAGTTAAGTCCGTTACTTGTCAGAACTTGAGAATGCTTAGCTAATATTCTTTGTTGAGGGATAGTTAGGTAGTCAACTGAACTCAAGATTGACTAATCTCAAGATAGGAAGCATAATTATGGTATTACAACATTGTGCATAGAAAAAAAAGGAACTGATGGATAATGTGTTGGCTTCTATGACGTGTTAGAATTGAAATTACAAGGACAGAGTATGATATATAAATCTCAAATGTAATGCCATAAAACATGCAGAGGTACTGCATAGGTCCAAGCACATTTTTTGTTTGCCTACAAAGAGTTTAAGTTTCTAGGAATTAAGATGATGTAAATATAAGACAATTGTGAGTGATTCACTGGTATATATCTAACATATTGTAATTTTAATATTTAGGGTTTGAGCTGTTCCCCACACTCATGTTTACCAGATGGTTTAGTTTTCAAGCTGTAAAAGGCCAAGAGTAGAATTATTTGGTCTGCGTAAGTTAAACTGGAAAAAAGAGAGTACATTTCCAATGCAGCCTCAACTACATTTAGTATCAGTTAAATAATTTTAGTGATTTCTCATTTTTAGTGTGCATTTCTGACAGTTTCGAATGTTCACTGTTCTGGTGTGTCCATCAGCGTGTTTAAATGTGTACTAGCTTGTCCCTTATACAAGACTTACACGTCACTACTCTGCTAAACTGTGTTCCTCAGTGATATATTGATCTCAACTAGGAGATGATATTAGCTTATAGGCTGGATGGCTACAATTGCTGCTCGTAGGCACCAAAAACTAGTCATTGAGTGTCCAAGTGTGAGgcattttttttgctaaataagtGAGGCACTTTAATGAAGGGTGCTTTTGTTTCAATTACTAGAGAAAATCAAAATATTCATTTGAGTCATAGCAAAAGACTAGGTTTATGACGTAAATTTTACCCAAATAAGTACACTTTATTGGTATGTTGTTGTAAGTAGGGGTGGCAAAAAATGGGTTTGGGTCGGTTTTGGATCACTAAATATGGATTTAAGTTGGGTTGTGACCCAAAATTATATTTGACCCATGTTTAATTAAAAAATGGGTTAAATTTGGTTTGGGTTATAATGGTTCCGGGTCAAAATTTGGGTAAACTATTTTTCTCACAATTTTTTATAGAATAACAAAGTATATTATTTCAAATTTATATATGATGTAATATGAAACTAAAGGCTAAAATAATAACTCCACAATGCTATATACAAAAAGTTTGTACTTTGTACCATCTTCTACATCACCGAGACTTCGTGAAAATATTACTATTAGATTATTTTTTTATAGATGGAGCCCACATATTTCACAAAGCAAATTAGTTTGGGCTGTCAGTCGTTACAAGCTTCAGATACACACGAATATATAAGTATGTGTACATACGCATATACATACAACTAAGTTATAGAACGCCCAACCAAAAAAAGCCTACACATAGAATATAAACTAATTTTTTATCGAGTTACCGGGTCAACTCAGCCATCATCAATTCGGCCTCCTATAGCAGCCCACGTGAATCAGTGAAATGCCCAATTTTGAGTCATTTCAAGTGAATGGATTGAAGTTTCATAAAATATGGGTAATCACAGTTTTAGACCCTAACCAGACCAAAAATATGTGTTCTTTGACCCAATCCAAATCCAtatttaatatgtgattttaaatTGATCCAAGACCCTAAAAGATGGATCGGTTTGGGTTGGGTAAACGGGTTTCAGTCCATATTGCCACCCCTAGTTGTAAGTGCAAAAATTCCAGGTACTGGATGATAATATCACAAAAAAAGAACTTGTTCCTAGATTTGACCAGAATCACAtgcttttaaaaaaaaatcgtAAATGAAAATCACCCATACTGCCATGCATCTGTAGGTATATTATTGCCTCTTTTATCTGCTTACCTTGAAATAATATAGCTGGATAGTATCAATCAGCTGTCATCATTCTTTTAAAAAAAAGCAAAAATGCCTGTTTTGCTAGGATAAGGATATTTAGATTGTAAATTATGCATATTCTCATGCACACTTACCGATTTCTCAGGTTAAGATTGTTATTGTGGATAGTATCACTTTCCACTTCCGTCAAGATTTTGAGAATATGGCCCTTAGAACTCGAATTCTCAGCGGGCTGGCCCTAAAGTTGATGAACCTTGCCAATGAGTTCAAATTAGCGGTAAGAAGCCAACTTTTGCGTTTTTAGATGCATATTATTAATAGGTTTT from Apium graveolens cultivar Ventura chromosome 5, ASM990537v1, whole genome shotgun sequence includes the following:
- the LOC141724168 gene encoding DNA repair protein RAD51 homolog 3 isoform X4, which gives rise to MEVSRLAISASSRGKLISAGYTSLSSLSTLSHSHLLTGSHTHSLKIPEKEADEIIKLASHNGKSDNTKGTEAVVQGGQTAWDMLKEDEGLKCITTSCAALDNILGGGINCKEVTEIGGVPGIGKTQLGIQLAINVQISHEHGGLAAKAIYIDTEGSFMVERALQIAEACLSDHDELPRRGCNANQPKRQPKDLLENIYYFRVCSYTEQIALINYLGKFVKEHNEVKIVIVDSITFHFRQDFENMALRTRILSGLALKLMNLANEFKLAGIAGHMPARIGSSCTGMAMNGMHTLTNPPLSNQLPHHIQ
- the LOC141724168 gene encoding DNA repair protein RAD51 homolog 3 isoform X2; the protein is MEVSRLAISASSRGKLISAGYTSLSSLSTLSHSHLLTGSHTHSLKIPEKEADEIIKLASHNGKSDNTKGTEAVVQGGQTAWDMLKEDEGLKCITTSCAALDNILGGGINCKEVTEIGGVPGIGKTQLGIQLAINVQISHEHGGLAAKAIYIEGSFMVERALQIAEACLSDHDELPRRGCNANQPKRQPKDLLENIYYFRVCSYTEQIALINYLGKFVKEHNEVKIVIVDSITFHFRQDFENMALRTRILSGLALKLMNLANEFKLAVVLLNQVTTKYSEGSVHLTLALGDSWSHASTNRIILHWNGNERYAYIDKSPTLQSASAPYSVTGKGIRDSVSDHKRLKLISS
- the LOC141724168 gene encoding DNA repair protein RAD51 homolog 3 isoform X3; translated protein: MEVSRLAISASSRGKLISAGYTSLSSLSTLSHSHLLTGLKIPEKEADEIIKLASHNGKSDNTKGTEAVVQGGQTAWDMLKEDEGLKCITTSCAALDNILGGGINCKEVTEIGGVPGIGKTQLGIQLAINVQISHEHGGLAAKAIYIDTEGSFMVERALQIAEACLSDHDELPRRGCNANQPKRQPKDLLENIYYFRVCSYTEQIALINYLGKFVKEHNEVKIVIVDSITFHFRQDFENMALRTRILSGLALKLMNLANEFKLAVVLLNQVTTKYSEGSVHLTLALGDSWSHASTNRIILHWNGNERYAYIDKSPTLQSASAPYSVTGKGIRDSVSDHKRLKLISS
- the LOC141724168 gene encoding DNA repair protein RAD51 homolog 3 isoform X1; the protein is MEVSRLAISASSRGKLISAGYTSLSSLSTLSHSHLLTGSHTHSLKIPEKEADEIIKLASHNGKSDNTKGTEAVVQGGQTAWDMLKEDEGLKCITTSCAALDNILGGGINCKEVTEIGGVPGIGKTQLGIQLAINVQISHEHGGLAAKAIYIDTEGSFMVERALQIAEACLSDHDELPRRGCNANQPKRQPKDLLENIYYFRVCSYTEQIALINYLGKFVKEHNEVKIVIVDSITFHFRQDFENMALRTRILSGLALKLMNLANEFKLAVVLLNQVTTKYSEGSVHLTLALGDSWSHASTNRIILHWNGNERYAYIDKSPTLQSASAPYSVTGKGIRDSVSDHKRLKLISS